CGCCATCCACAACTTTTGGAAATTTCTCTAATACGGAGGGAAAGGGGCAATCTTTCAAAAAACCTTCGAAAATCAGCGCATTTTTCGATAAAGGATTAAATCGACGCATTGGCACGGTTTGAAAACCGACTGTGAAGCCAGGGCGAAGCAGGCTCATTTACAAGGACTTACAGAATGGTTTCCGCGACGCGGGCAGGCGATTCAGCCGCTTTGTGAAACGGATCCAGAGGCTTCTGGAACCCATTCAGGAGCTTCTGAAACGGTTTCAGGAGCTTCCGAAACCGATCCATAACCTTGTGGAACCATTTCAGGAAGTTGGGAAATTGATTCATAAGCCTCTGGGAACATTTCAGGAGGTTCGGAAACGGATGCACAGTCCTGTGGCGCCGTTCCAGAAGTTTGGGAAACCCGCTCGCAACCTTCCGGAATGAATTCGCAAGGTTGCTAACGCCTGGGAAGTTATCCAAATGGACGGACACACTACCAAAAACGCGGCCTCCATTTCCGAAGGCCGCGTTGCGCCAACTATTCACCACTGCTTATTACGGTGTATCGACGGAGACTTGAATTACGCCTGGCATGGGCCGACGCACCTACTTTGCCTACTTTGATCAGGGATCGAATCCAGTCAGGGTGATTGGATAGGAATTCGTCGGAACATTGTTGGTAAAATAGATGCTGAACCGATATTTTGGACTCAGTGTTGGATCGGGAACAGTGACCGTGGTTTGATTGCAACCCCCATCCCCAAATTTTCCGATATAAACAACTTTCGTATCAGTCCGATTCAAATCAGAAGCGGTATGCACTGTGGTGCCCACGGTAGGCGCCCAGCCCCAGCCCTGCGAAACGGTTTTGATGTAGTTGACGTATCCCGCATAGGGACCGGGACAGGTGCCGCTGGAACCGCTGCTAACCACGGGAAGACCGAACACGGTGATGGTTCCTCCATCACTCGTGCTGTAAACGTTCAAAGATGCCGAGCGAGTCGGCACCGGCTCTCCGCCATTGGAAATGTCGGCCGAGTAATAGCCCACATCGTCAATCCCGATGTTCTCCAGAATCAAACTGCTGTTGGTTTGTCCTTCGATAGGGACTCCATTGCGCAGCCATTGAAAAGCAACAGCGCCATTGACTGCCTGTGCGGTGAAGGTGGCCGTTGAGCCCAAGAGGATGGCCTGATCCACCGGTTGACGCGTTATCACCGGAAACTCAGGCTGGAGTGACGCATCATTGGCCGGAGTCACGGGTTCCTGTGCTGCAACGCTGCAGCACCCGATCAAACACGCGGTCAATCTTGTGATTGTCGCGAACGTAATTATTTGTGAGATGTGTTTATTCATAAACGGTTATTGGTTGTTTTGTCTTTTTCTGGGGATACGCCACAAGCACCATGCGGCTGCCCATTGTTTTTTTTTGATTTCAGATGCATGTCTTCAATACGGGGCAAATGAGCCAATCTTTCAGAAATATTTGAATGGAGAGAGAATCCAGAATGGCCGACACCAGAAGGCGGATGCAAAAAAGCACTGCTTTTTCAAACGGTTGCTTTATGTTCACGGAATTCATTACCCGGCAGAGATTGTGAAGCTCAAAGGCATCAGGAAACATAAGCTGTTCAGTTCCATGTTCGGCGCGGCGCTGACCGTGTTTTGCGGCCTGGTGCTTTGGGCGACGCCTTTGGGCGAGAGATGGAAGAACGCCAGCTACGACTATCTATTTCGTTTTGGCTCGTCCACAGTCACCAACAAGGTCGTGCTTATCCTGATGGACAATGACGCGTACAATCACTTCCCCCAGGAACGCGGGCAGCCTTGGGATCGTGCATTGCACGCGCAGGTGCTGAACAGACTCGCTGATGATGGTTGTGCCCTCGTCGTATTTGATTCCTTCTTCCGAATCCCGCGCGACCCGGTCAAGGACGAGGCACTGGCCGGGGCAATGCGCCGGCAGCATCGCGTCGTGTTGATGGCCGAGCAGGCGGCGGTGACCTACCCAACTCTCGCCGGTGCGCATCCAGCGCTGCCGTCCGAACCATTTCTCAGCGCGGCTGGAACGAATTGGGGTGTCGCCTGGCTCGATCCCGACCTCGACTCCACCGTGCGACGACACTGGCCATTTCCGGTGCCGGGGCCGTATCCCAGTCTGCCTTGGACCGCCGCACGGCTGTCCGGTGCGCAATTGAGCGAATCTCCGCACGAGCAATGGCTGCGCTACTACGGCCCAAATGGCGCATGGGCGACCTTGAGTTATCGTTTCGCGCTGACACAACCGACAAATTATTATCGTGACAAAATCGTTTTCATCGGCACTCAACCACGAACCTCCGTGGCCGGGGATGAGCCGGATGAATTTCGCACACCCTACACGCACTGGACCGGCGAATCGATGGGCGGCGTGCAAATCATGGTTACCTCCTTCCTGAACTTGATGAACGGAGATTGGTTGCGGCGGTCGGCGTCATGGATGGAAGCATTGGCGCTCCTGACATCAGGAATCTTGCTCGGCGGCATTTTGTGCCGGATGCGACCGCTGATAGCTGGAATTTTCGCAATGGCATTCGCGTTGGTGATCGCGCTTGGATCAGTTTCCTGGAGTCATTTCACGAATTATTGGTTTCCCTGGCTGGTGATTTCGGCGGGACAGGTGCCTTGCGCTTTGGTGTGGGCACTGGCCACGCAGAAGTCTCGCGCGCCGAGAACTGCCCTGGAGACGACCGGTTCTGCCGAAGAGATGCCGGACACTCCTGACTACGAATTGTTGCATCCGCCTTTTGGCAAGGGCGCTTATGGCAAAGTCTGGCTGGCGCGCAATGCCATCGGACAATGGCAGGCGTTGAAAGTGGTTTACCTGGCAAACTTCGGCGATGATGCCGATCCGTACGAGCGCGAGTTCAACGGTATCAAGAGATACAAGCCTGTCTCCGATAAACATCCAGGGTTGTTGCGCGTGGATTTTGTCAGTCAGAAGAAGCCGGCGGGATATTTCTTTTACGTGATGGAACTGGGCGACCCGCTTGAAGTTGATTGGGAACGAAAACCGTCCACGTACAAACCGCGCGATTTGGTCAGTGAACGCCGCCGGGCGCGAGGACAAAAACTGCCGGTGCGCGAATGCGTGCGCATTGGACTCGCGCTGGCGGACGCGCTGGATTTTCTCCACCGGCAGGGACTTACCCACCGCGACATCAAGCCTCAAAATATTATTTTTGTAGATGGCCGCCCCAAGCTCGCGGACATGGGTCTCATCGCCGAAATCCGGCCGCCCGATCAAAAGCACACGTACGTCGGCACGCCGGGCTACATGCCGCCGCCGCCGGAGTCGCCCGGCACGCCGCAGGCGGACATTTATGCTTTGGGAATGTTACTTTACGTCCTCAGCACCGGCCGGAATCCAACCTTCTTTCCCGAACTCTCGACAACGCTGGCCGAAAGCAGTGACGTGGCCGACTTCTTTCGATTGAACCCAATCATTCTCAAAGCTTGCCACAGCGATTGCGCGCAAAGGTATGCCTCGGCTGCCAAGATGCACAGTGCTTTGCAGGAAGCACACAAAGCGCTCGAAGGGCAAAGCCGCGACAAAGTTCCGGGCATGGCTCAACGAACACCAAGTAGGTCGAGGACTTAACCGCGTGGAGTCCCAGCGACGCAAGCAAGCCATGTCCACGCAAGACCTTGTCGATTTGGTGGAATACCTTGCTTCGCTTAGGAAAGCGGCAACTAGTGCACCGTAAACTTTTGGCGCCGGGCTTCCCTAAGCCAATCCCTCCATCGCTCACCCGCTCGAAATGTCGCGCCCTACTTGCGCGAACCCGACTAATCGCAATTCAATGCGTTTGCCGGTTACCGTTTTCCGCGCCGGAAAGCCGAGATGGCGGTCGGTTTGCTCAACATCACCGATCAGGATTACCGTCTCAATCCGCTCAATGTTTACAACGAACTGCCGCGCGAAAGGACGCTCATGGTGCGTCTCCGACTCAATTTTTAGATTTGGGTTTCTACAAGGATGCCGCACCTACGGCGCTGGTTTTGCGAATGTCCGTCCGGCAAATCCAGTCGCGCGAATTTCAGGGCAACGGAAAACGAGACTCCTTCTCCGGCCCGGCTACGCGTTGACTTCTTCACCGACTGCGCCAAGCGGGCTGCGATGCTCGATAAACCTCGCGCCACTCCTTTTGCGCCTGCTCCAAACTAAGCTGCTCCCATCGCTCACCCAAACGACCAGGAATGGTTGACTGACATTGCCCACAACCATCTGCCTTTGGCGTCGGTAACAACGTAGCGAAGTTGTTCGCCCACGAGGTCGGCGCTCTTGAGGTAATGGTGTTTGCGAACCAGTTGGTTCCAGCGTGGTTTTTGTCGAGGTGAGATCAGTTCCACTTGGAGTTCTTCCAAAACGGTCTGCTCACTTCGGTCGGGCAATCGTTTCGGCTTTGGCATCCGTCTATCAAAAAACACTCGGAAACAAATGTCCCGCAAAATCGTACTCTATCTCCGCTGCCATTGGCTCAGTTCATCGGCTTGATGCAGCCCTGTCCGACCTGCGGCCACCTTCTCCCCATCCGATGCGGAGAAGGACTTTTCGCCGAAAGCATTTTGAAGTTTTTCCATGAACACGTTCACGAAGTTCGCCATCCTCAACGGCGTCGTTGCGCACGAGTTCAACTCTTGGAAACAGCCCGCCGCTTGTAGGAAACAGTCCTGGGCAAATGTCGCTTTCGCGCAATCGGAGCGTCGGCCGTTTCAGCCAGCACGAACATGCCTTGCGAAGTCGTTGCGGGTTTGTGGACGTTGCCGTTTCGCGGCGTCGGTTGCGAAACTTGGAAAACGTCGCGCCGTAGGTCGGCGGTTTTGCCGTGAAGAATTGCGTCGTGGGCGGCTTGGAGCCGCCGTTGACTTTGGCGAACGTTTTGCCGATGTCGTGGCCGATTGGACGTTTCTGGTCATCATTTCTCCGGAGCAATCTGGAAGAGGGCCAGTTCGTTGGGGGCGAGGACGCGGGTGGTTTCCTTCCACGTAGCTTCGCCTTCGACACGCGTCGCTCGGATGCCACCGGACTCGTCGTATGCGGTGATGGTGTAGCGGCCAGACGGAGAACTCAACCAGGGTGCCATATCCAAGCTGAATGTGATCGAACGCGGTTGCGTTCCCGTGTTCAGCCCCAGGATGAGAGCTTTGCCGGGAAGCAGGTAGCCGTTGACTCGCGCCTCGCGACACGGCTCGGACAGGATGTTGTCGCCCACCAAGAGGCCGTCTTCCAGGTAGGTTTGAAATCGTTCATGGAGGTTGGCGCAGACCTTGAGAGCTTTTGCCAACTCGGGAAAGTCCGTGATGCGGGCCGAGCCGTTGATCCCGTCAGGCTTCGATGGCAGGACATTCAGGAACAGGTGGTCGGCGAACAGTTGTTTCACCGCGCGCGGCGAGGTGCCGACGTTCACATTGAAGCGAGGCGTGGGATAGGCGTTCACGAGGGCGCGCCAGTCCATCTGCTCGTCGAACAGCGCCCAGTTCCAGGTGTAGTCCAGCCAACGGCTGTCCAGATCGAGGTTGTTGAGACATTCCCCGGCGAAGGTTGCTTCCGGGTCCTTCTTGCTGGCGGCAGCGCGCACCTTGGCGAAAAGAGTTTCCAGGTTGGGTGGTGTGGGCTTGTGCATGGCCTGGTCCCAGGTGATCGAAGTCCAGCCGCGCTCAACCATCTTCAACAGGCTCGCGGTGATGTCCGCCTGCCAGCCCGGATGGTTCGGGTCCGCGAATGAACCACGCGAAGCCTTGCCATAGTAAGGACGCAGCATCGGGATGAAATCCGTGTGGTATCCCCAGTCCTCCCAGCTGTCGGTCTGGCCGTATTTGGCGGGGATGGGATTGAGCATGGTCATGACGGATACGAACAACGACACATTGACGTCTTTGGCGCGGCACTCCGCGATGGCCCGGTTGAATTCCTCGAGCGTGCCCAGTTCGGGCGACGGTTGATTCGGAATCTCCCAAGGTCCCCAAAGCCAAAGCACCATTTCGTTCAGACCGTGGGCGCGACATTCATCCGCCAGGCCCGGCAGGTCGTGGAACCGCCAGACGACGGTCGGTGCCGCCGGGTCGGCCGGAGCATATTGCTGGGCCATCCACACGCTGCGGTAACCGATCTTCTTGCGCAGGTGCTTGGGGAGTGGATGCGGCCGCTGGACGTTTTCCCTCACCCAGCCCCGGAATGGTTCGATGCCCTTGGCCCAGCCGTGCTGATGAGGAGTCAAGACGTATTCGGGGCTGATCCAATTCTCGCCGGGCCGGATCAACGCTTTATGTTCGCACATGAGCCGCAGCGTCGGGTCCTTCTGCGAAAGGTGCAGCAGCACGCGATCAGAAGTCGGCTCACCGGATTCCGTTAACGGTCCCCAGCTCCAGAGTTTCGGAAACAAACTGAACCCGCCCTTCAGACTGCCGAGGTCCAGCCACCGCGCCGCCATGGATTTGTCATAGGCGCCCGATTTCAGCGTGAGCCAGTTTCGGCGACTGGCGTACCAGCGGCCTTCGTCTTCCGGAAGGGCTAGGTCGCGAAAAGGCTTTTGCACGCCGCCGCAGGTGCGGAGTTCCGTGTTCTCCAAACCGGCGAAGGGTTGAAGCCCCTCCAAATCCGGGAACAGCACCTGCGGAATGGCCAGCTCGGACCGGTTTTCAATCGCAGCCTTCAGCATGATGGAACGCCCATCTGCCGCCGGACGAAATTGCACGGATGCGCGGACAGAGCCCTTCGGTTCAAAAACGCGACTCATTCCCAAAGACTGCCAGGTGATTGAAATTCCCGCGTCCGCAACTTCCACGCGAGCATCCCGCGAATAGCGCGTGCCCAGCCGCAGCGGTTCGAAGCCGTAGCCGGGGAAGGCTGCATCGAGCAGCGAAGCGTTTCCGGGAAGCGCCTGCAACATCTTGATGCCGCCGTATTCCAGTTCAAGCAGGCCTCCCGAATTCGAGTCAATGACAATCCGTAAACCATTAAGGTTGGCCTGAACCGGCTCTCTGGGTTCACCCGCCACGGGTGAACAATTGCCAAGGGCAGCGATGATGGCGATTCCGTTCAGAATGCCCGACGCGAGGAAACTTCGATCTTTCGTTCGTTCTGAGGCGTTCATTGAGTTCCGGTTCGCAACGCGAAGAGGTCGGCGTCTTTGAGGACAAACCGAAAGCGCACCGGTTTGCCGATGAGACTCGACAAATCGCTGCCAGATTTCCAACTGACCACGGCGTCCAGATCGTCGCCGAACAACACCGGCATATCGGCGAGCGTCCGTCTTTCGATGGGTTTGCCTTGCTCGTCCTGCACTTCAACTTGAATCGCGCCTGCGGCTGAAGTCGCGTAATTCAGAATCAGATTCTTGCCCGTGAACGTCACCGGTCGCGTCGTGAACTCGCCGCCCCCCGCGCCGGCGTGGACGGACCCAAAGCCATGACGCCGCACTGTGATGCGGCGCAGTCGATTGTCCGGCCACTCGTAATGTTCGCTGATATACATCGAGAACTCCGCCGGATCGAGTTGGACGATGCCCCACGCCGGCATGTTGCTACGCTGCGTCCAGTTCCGCTCATCGTGACCAGGGCGCACCCATGCTTCGAGAAACGTGCGATCCCAATTCACACCATCCCGGCTGCTCATGAAGACCGCGTCGGACACTCCCATTTCCTTGTAGTCGGCAAATTTCTTTCGCTCCGGGACAAAGCGTTTTGGGAACGACAGGTAAATGTGCGGTGCGCCGGGACAAGGCCGCGTGCCGTTGGTGTAGAAATGTTCCTTCGGCGCGCCTTTGGGGTAACGATTCGGCACCGGATCAGTCCAATGAATGAAATCCGTCGAGGTGCAACTCTGGATGGCGCGCACGCCTTCATCGCCGTAACGGGAGAAGCAGCGATAACTCTGCGTCCGCTCATCCCAGAAGGAAAGATTAAGCGAATCGAACGCGCCCTTGGTCATGACCGGTTCGGTCTGCAGCTTCTGCCAGTGGATGCCGTCGGGCGACACGAATGCGTAGAGCTTGCTGAGAATGCCCGCGAGCGCCTTGTAACGCTCCTCGGGTTTCGCGGCAGGATTGTCGTCCCGGAACGGCGCGAAGTTGTGCGACTCGACACCGCGATAAATGATATTGTTCTCCTGCGAGCCTTGGAATTCCACCAATCCCAGGTTCGGCCGAGTGAAATGAATTCCGTCCGTGCTCTCCGCGTAACAAGTCACCTGCCCTTCAGAAGCGTCGTTGCCGGGAACCATGCCGCGATAGTAGAGCCGCACCAGCGGGCCGTCCTGGAACACCGTGAAGTAGGCGCTGTCCGGCCCTTCCCACGGTTTGTCGGTGACCAGCACGACTTCGCGCTTCACCGGCGTTTGCAGTTGCAACGCCACGCCGCGCGAGTGCGACGAATCAATCAGCCAATCATCGACGAACATTTCAACACGCGAACCGATGGCAGCCGTGTCTTTGTCTGACTCCCCGCCCGACAGCGGGCTTGAGCCGAACCCGGTCGCCAAAACAATGCCGACAACCGGAATAAGAAAACGCCTTGTCATGTGCTTGCCTGAATCATGACGACTCCGGTTTCGTTTGAGAAGATTTAACGTGCAATGGCACGGCGCTGCATGGCGCAGCCAAAGGAGCGCGGAATTCACCCTGTTACCGGCCGCGCGCACGAACCTTGAAAAAGAACCAGCTTGTCATCGGTCGAGACCAGGTGAATTCTTCTGGTGGCCGATTGCTATGAACATTCTTTCTCGAATACTTCTGTCGCTCACGATTCTCGCTGTCGCGGCCTGTCAGGCGGAGGAAATCCTTTTTCAAGATGACTTCAAAGGCAAGTTGGCCGACGGTTGGTCGTGGTTGCGCGAAGACTCGAAAGGCTGGCGCGTGACGGAACGCGGTCTCGAAGTGCGCCTCCAACCCGGCAACATGTGGGGACCAGCCAACAACGCTAAGAATGTGCTCGTTCGGGCTGCGCCCGACCCCGTGCGGGACACTGTCGAGATTTCCGTGACCGTGACGAACCAGCCCACGGAGCAATACGAACAGGTGGACCTCGTCTGGTATTACGACGACAGCCACATGGTGAAACTTGGCCAGGAATTGGTGGATGGCAAGTTGAGCATCGTCATGGGCCGCGAGGAGAACGACAAAACGCGGACCATCGCAATCATTCCATTGAAATCTTTCTCCGTGCGCTTGCGACTCACGGTGAAAGGCAACGAAATCCAAGGCCACTTCCGGACAGCTGATGCCGGCGACTGGCAGAAAGCTGGCGAGCGTGACCTGCCCGTACACGGCACGCCGAAAGTGAGTCTGCAATGTTATCAAGGTCCGGCCAACGTCGAGCATTGGGCGCGCATCACCGAGTTCCGCATCCGGCGACTGCGAAAATGAAACAATGGCGATATGCATTTGACCCCCCTAATTGAGCTGGAACGTGAGGTCAACGCGGTTTGTCCCTC
The sequence above is drawn from the Verrucomicrobiota bacterium genome and encodes:
- a CDS encoding CHASE2 domain-containing protein, with the translated sequence MNGERIQNGRHQKADAKKHCFFKRLLYVHGIHYPAEIVKLKGIRKHKLFSSMFGAALTVFCGLVLWATPLGERWKNASYDYLFRFGSSTVTNKVVLILMDNDAYNHFPQERGQPWDRALHAQVLNRLADDGCALVVFDSFFRIPRDPVKDEALAGAMRRQHRVVLMAEQAAVTYPTLAGAHPALPSEPFLSAAGTNWGVAWLDPDLDSTVRRHWPFPVPGPYPSLPWTAARLSGAQLSESPHEQWLRYYGPNGAWATLSYRFALTQPTNYYRDKIVFIGTQPRTSVAGDEPDEFRTPYTHWTGESMGGVQIMVTSFLNLMNGDWLRRSASWMEALALLTSGILLGGILCRMRPLIAGIFAMAFALVIALGSVSWSHFTNYWFPWLVISAGQVPCALVWALATQKSRAPRTALETTGSAEEMPDTPDYELLHPPFGKGAYGKVWLARNAIGQWQALKVVYLANFGDDADPYEREFNGIKRYKPVSDKHPGLLRVDFVSQKKPAGYFFYVMELGDPLEVDWERKPSTYKPRDLVSERRRARGQKLPVRECVRIGLALADALDFLHRQGLTHRDIKPQNIIFVDGRPKLADMGLIAEIRPPDQKHTYVGTPGYMPPPPESPGTPQADIYALGMLLYVLSTGRNPTFFPELSTTLAESSDVADFFRLNPIILKACHSDCAQRYASAAKMHSALQEAHKALEGQSRDKVPGMAQRTPSRSRT